The following DNA comes from Mycobacteroides immunogenum.
GGCCGCCTGCCTGCGCACTTCGACGTCGGTGGCGCCCAGACGCTGGGCCTCGGCGATCACCCGGCTGATGTGGGCTCCCGCCGTGTCCACCACGCTGTGCCAGGTCCCTCCGGTCCACCCGTAGTGCCCGAACACCTGGAAGTAATTGGGCAGGCCGGGAATCGAGATGCCGTGATAGCTCTCCGGCAGTTGATGTGCGTAGAAGTCGCCGAGGTCAAACCCGTCGCGCCCGGTGACAGGGGTGTCCCGGTAGATCTGCGGGTCGTAGAACAACCGGAATCCGGTGGCCAGGACCAGTACGTCGACGGGGCGTTCGCGCCCGCCGCGGGTACGGATACCCACCGGGGTGATGGTCTCGATCGGATCGGTGATCAGCTCGACGTTGTCCCGATTGAAGGTCTGCAGATAGGAGCTGGATACCGCGGGCCGCTTACACCCGAAGTCGTAGTCCGGGGTGAGCCTGGCGCGCAGGTCCTTGTCCGGTACCGCCATCCGATAGGTCACGTTGCGCAGGAAGCCCGATACCGCCTTCGGGATGACCTTGACGTTCGCGTAATACATGACGCCGTAGACCAGCACCCCGGCGTAGACCAGTTCCAGTCCTTCCTGCAGCAGCCGCTGAGCGAAAGGCACGCGGCGAAAGAAGGTCTTGACGGCCCCGGGCGTGGTCGGATCGAACTTGGGGAAGATCCAGATCGGGGTGCGCTGGTAGACATCGAGGTGACCGACCTCGCGCGCGATCTCGGGAATGATCTGCACGGCACTGGCTCCGGTGCCGATGATGGCGACACGCTTGCCTGCCAGGTCGATGCTTTGATCCCAGGATGCCGACTTCACGATGGTGCCCGCGAAATCGTCGAGGCCCGGCAACTCCGCTGGTTTGGGCTCCGGGAACGGCCCCGCCGCCACGATGACGAATCGCGCTGTCACGTTCTTGCCGTTCACCTTCAGGCGCCACAGATCGGCGTCGTCGTCCCAATGGCGCTCCCCTACTTCGCTGTTGAACTGGATCAGTCCGCGTACACCGAAGTCGTCGGTCAACCGTTCCACATATGCCAGTACCTCAGGGCCCTTGGCGTAGAACCGGGACCAGTCCGGGTTGCATGCCTCCCGGAACTGATATGCCTGCGCCGGAACATCCACGCCGATACCGGGGTACACGTTGTCGCGCCAGGTGCCGCCGACAGCCGTGGCGCGCTCGAAGATGGTGACACCGGTGACACCGGCGCGCAGCAGGTCGCGGGCGACGCCGATACCGGACAACCCGGCACCGATGATGACGACTTCGTGATCGACGCCGCGGTCGGACCCTTTCGTCCTGCGGCGGCGCGCACTCATGCCGTGGCCTCATAGGTGAGCTCCTTGGACCAGGACGGTTGCGCCGGAAGCCATCTGCGTGGGATGTGGTCCGAGGCCTTGACCATGGAATTGGCCAGATAGTGGTAGGGGTGCTCGGGGTTGATGACCCACTTGGAACCCTTTTTCAGGAATCGATAGATGAACAGCCGCGTGCCCTTGCCGCGGTCTCCCACGTTGGAGAAACGGTTCATGGCGTCATACAACCGCTGTTCACTAAGCCCCATCGCGACGATGTTGTTGCGGATCCGGTTGATGAGTGGAATCCCGGCACCCAGACCCACCAGCCCGGCCACCAAGAAAGACGGGTTGACCAGGGTGCCGACGTTCTCGATGACAGCCCGCCGGATCGGGCCCTGCCCCATCATGTCCAGGACATGGAAATCGACGGCGAGGTGGCGTGACTCGTCGGAATTGATATGCCGGAAAGCGTCGTGGCAGACGGGATCTCGCACCTCCTCCAGCAGGAACTTCAGCAGAGCGCCGTCCAGGGCCACCTCCAGCAGCGGAATCACCGTGCCGAGGACGGTCAGCGACAGACCGTCCGCATACTTGTCCAACCATTCGATGGCCAAGCGCACGTTGATATTCGGTTCGGGAATCTCGTCTTCCCTGAGCATCCCCCAGCGCCGCATGAGCGCGAGTTCCGCGTTCGCATGCTTCTGCTCTTCGGCATGAAAGTAGCGATAGATCTCGGCGAGAGTGGGGTCAGGGGCCTTCTTGGCCAGCGCGGCGAACCCACGCGCACCGATGTTCTCGATCCACACCAGATCGGCCATGAAATCCTTAAGCTTTGGCCATAATTCAGCACTGATGGTGTCCGCGCCGGGCGCTTCCCAGTCGACGTCGGCCAGGGCCCACTGCTTGTCCTTGATGGTCTGCAGCATGTCTTCCAATACGACGGCCATTGTCATTCCTCCTTATGCGGACTGCACTGTGCTCGTGATCTCGATCTGTTGTGTCAGGGTCTGCGTGATGAACCGCCCCGCCTCGCGTACGGCCGCGCCGGCCTCCGCGCTAAATCTGGGCAGCGCCTGAAACACGTGGATCTGCCCCGGCCACACCTGCAGTTCGCACTGCCCGCCGGCACGGGTCATCATGAGTGCGAGATGCTCGGAATCGGCGACCATCATTTCCCGGCCACCAACCTGAATCAACGTGGGCGGCAGCGCGGTTCCCGGCGCCAACGAGAGCCGCAACCGGGAATCGCCCTCGTGCTGCCCCTGTGTGTACATATCGACGAGGCGCCGGGCAGCAGCCGCGGAAATGACCGGATCAGGTGCGTCGCGCTCTCGCTCCGCAGACATTCCGAGCGTGAGATCCATCAGCGGCGAGAACAGCACCATGGCTCCCGGTTGCGGTACGCCGAGCCGATGGTTCTCGGCGATGAGATCCACCGCGAGGTGCCCGCCGGCCGAGTCACCGGCGATGACAATGTCTTTGGCGGCATACCCCTTGTCAAGAAGCCATTGATATCCGACCCGCACATCGTCGGCTGCTGCCGGGAAGGGATGTTCCGGGGCCAGCCGGTAGTCGAGGCTGAAGGCCGGTAGTCCGGTCGCCTGGGACAATCGGGCCACCAGCCGGCGATGAGTCCGCGGCGAGCACACCACATATCCACTGCCGTGAAGGTAGAAAAGAACCTGGCCATCGGGATCGGTGTTGGCGGTGTGCACCCACTCGCCCCGCAGCCCACGCTCCCTGACTCGCGAAATCCGGACATCGTCAGGCATCGGACTGCCAACTGCCATCGTCCCGGCGACCACACCGCGGGCCGCCGCGACCCCGAACCTGTTGAGCCGCACCCGGTTGAACACCGGTCTCAGCGCCACCCCGGCCACAGCCGCAGTGGCCCAGGTGCGCCGGGAGGCAGACCGCACGCCGCCACTCATGTCGGGACGTAGCGCACCCTTGACCCGCGCGGTCACCCTGTCCACCCGGCTGTGCACGCGCTGGACGGCATCTCTACCGGGTTGCCGCCGAGGAGGATCAGCCTGAAAGAGATTCGGGAACCCGGCGATCGAAACATCGTCCGACTCCGGCAGCTCGCGCCCCGCCACCCCGTGCACCGGGATCTGGGTAGGCTCCGACTCCCCGGGTGCTGACACGAAAACGATGACATCGCAGTGGTGTTCAATACCTTCCACGCTCCGGATGCCGGCAGCGCTGAAGCGGGCAATGGGCCACGTGATCAGCTTGCACTTGGGGTCGCGCAGCGCCGTGTAGAACTCGTCGGCGATCACCACATTGGGGCGCCCCGTGAGGGGCAACGGCGTCAGCTGGCGACGCGTCCACGGGTCGTCAATGTGTTGGCGAAGATTGTTCTGCGCCAGCAGCTCCAGC
Coding sequences within:
- a CDS encoding flavin-containing monooxygenase, which codes for MSARRRRTKGSDRGVDHEVVIIGAGLSGIGVARDLLRAGVTGVTIFERATAVGGTWRDNVYPGIGVDVPAQAYQFREACNPDWSRFYAKGPEVLAYVERLTDDFGVRGLIQFNSEVGERHWDDDADLWRLKVNGKNVTARFVIVAAGPFPEPKPAELPGLDDFAGTIVKSASWDQSIDLAGKRVAIIGTGASAVQIIPEIAREVGHLDVYQRTPIWIFPKFDPTTPGAVKTFFRRVPFAQRLLQEGLELVYAGVLVYGVMYYANVKVIPKAVSGFLRNVTYRMAVPDKDLRARLTPDYDFGCKRPAVSSSYLQTFNRDNVELITDPIETITPVGIRTRGGRERPVDVLVLATGFRLFYDPQIYRDTPVTGRDGFDLGDFYAHQLPESYHGISIPGLPNYFQVFGHYGWTGGTWHSVVDTAGAHISRVIAEAQRLGATDVEVRRQAAAEWTEQVRGRYATSLFQVGNCATANSYYFDHNGESAYIRPMSTQAARRSSRTFPLHDYAFEGQTEPVRAVTMANGGIR
- a CDS encoding ferritin family protein, producing MAVVLEDMLQTIKDKQWALADVDWEAPGADTISAELWPKLKDFMADLVWIENIGARGFAALAKKAPDPTLAEIYRYFHAEEQKHANAELALMRRWGMLREDEIPEPNINVRLAIEWLDKYADGLSLTVLGTVIPLLEVALDGALLKFLLEEVRDPVCHDAFRHINSDESRHLAVDFHVLDMMGQGPIRRAVIENVGTLVNPSFLVAGLVGLGAGIPLINRIRNNIVAMGLSEQRLYDAMNRFSNVGDRGKGTRLFIYRFLKKGSKWVINPEHPYHYLANSMVKASDHIPRRWLPAQPSWSKELTYEATA
- a CDS encoding alpha/beta hydrolase fold domain-containing protein, with product MTMHTDVAIIGAGFSGLSVAAGLKRSGIHNFVLLDRDAAQDDTWRDDTIRLFGLGKHMRFGHQVTALVYDENDGRWDVEISGGEDLSVRSVVLAIGSRREADPTVPGIEAYTGTVVRGQEFRDVVLAGKRVAVVGNGAAAATLLPDIVREAAAVKLFQSSPDWILPRPTSRVARFLRDVPVVRNAARQAWFAGRRPQRVGLLELLAQNNLRQHIDDPWTRRQLTPLPLTGRPNVVIADEFYTALRDPKCKLITWPIARFSAAGIRSVEGIEHHCDVIVFVSAPGESEPTQIPVHGVAGRELPESDDVSIAGFPNLFQADPPRRQPGRDAVQRVHSRVDRVTARVKGALRPDMSGGVRSASRRTWATAAVAGVALRPVFNRVRLNRFGVAAARGVVAGTMAVGSPMPDDVRISRVRERGLRGEWVHTANTDPDGQVLFYLHGSGYVVCSPRTHRRLVARLSQATGLPAFSLDYRLAPEHPFPAAADDVRVGYQWLLDKGYAAKDIVIAGDSAGGHLAVDLIAENHRLGVPQPGAMVLFSPLMDLTLGMSAERERDAPDPVISAAAARRLVDMYTQGQHEGDSRLRLSLAPGTALPPTLIQVGGREMMVADSEHLALMMTRAGGQCELQVWPGQIHVFQALPRFSAEAGAAVREAGRFITQTLTQQIEITSTVQSA